A genomic region of Trifolium pratense cultivar HEN17-A07 linkage group LG3, ARS_RC_1.1, whole genome shotgun sequence contains the following coding sequences:
- the LOC123916300 gene encoding myb-like protein X isoform X1 has product MDKVISNWTMEFLLQSFVPDSLIEKTLTVLPHSTADSRLKIALLLRTLQTSLLNASLSETSLEILEHLESLYHTDAIPILDSMRSAYCAVSVESTVKYLIASPEGPSGEYYSAVRRIWHERVDKLSEEGRRSELLSDELDQWRQEVEAALWHVRVSERLVGLNTRRDAMNEMKRFLKEAWETIGLSYIDSVETVSVGNGLRHEGVCENASASGSEVSKKCDGRLEGLEKEKMNSGCQDEDENENDNDNEENENKNENENKNENDNEKNENENENENENENKNKNENENENENGDVATMQENHGNEQLEERVGTSCDANQEVGECDSSKGDKEIRKDNHQLKRKRSAIRTYHAGVRISDAEEAPEEAKTTNLSCKCENLPSAEVKKVRESLRSSSMELKAMVKDPLPDALHTSEAVRSKLATKDINRSPPIENQSGHVDAPDSTACKTIVLYQHNDVNPGKKSSVHCSSSRRLRPKLMERGNSAHTFEWDDSIENKPNVIQPKKKKRRWTSLEEDTLRAGVKMFGEGNWKDIREFYSNIFEFRSAGDLKDKWRNLIR; this is encoded by the exons ATGGACAAAGTCATATCAAATTGGACAATGGAATTTCTCCTTCAAAGCTTCGTTCCCGATTCACTCATTGAGAAAACCCTAACCGTTCTTCCACATTCCACCGCCGATTCTCGCCTCAAAATAGCACTCCTCCTCCGCACCCTTCAAACTTCCCTCCTCAACGCTTCCCTCTCCGAAACCTCTCTCGAAATCCTCGAACACCTCGAAAGCCTTTACCACACCGATGCTATTCCAATCTTGGATTCAATGCGCAGTGCTTACTGCGCTGTTTCGGTGGAAAGCACCGTCAAGTATCTTATTGCTAGTCCTGAAGGTCCCTCCGGTGAGTACTATTCTGCTGTCCGACGGATCTGGCATGAAAGGGTTGATAAATTGTCGGAGGAGGGACGAAGGAGTGAGCTTTTGTCTGATGAGTTGGATCAGTGGAGGCAAGAAGTTGAAGCTGCGCTTTGGCATGTTAGGGTTTCCGAGAGGCTTGTGGGGTTGAATACAAGGAGAGATGCGATGAATGAAATGAAGAGGTTTTTGAAAGAAGCGTGGGAAACTATTGGACTTTCGTATATTGATTCGGTGGAGACAGTTTCTGTCGGGAATGGTTTGCGCCATGAAGGTGTTTGTGAAAATGCTTCGGCTTCGGGTAGTGAAGTGTCGAAGAAGTGTGATGGAAGGTTAGAAGGTTTGGAAAAGGAAAAAATGAACTCTGGTTGTCAAGATGAGGATGAGAATGAGAATGACAATGACAACGAGGAGAATGAGAATaagaatgagaatgagaatAAGAATGAGAATGACAATGAGaagaatgagaatgagaatgagaatgagaatgagaatgagaataagaataagaatgagaatgagaatgagaatgagaatggtGATGTGGCAACAATGCAGGAAAATCATGGCAATGAGCAATTGGAAGAGAGAGTTGGCACTTCTTGTGATGCAAATCAGGAAGTGGGTGAGTGTGATTCTTCAAAGGGAGATAAag AAATCCGGAAAGACAATCATCAACTCAAACGCAAGCGCTCTGCAATTCGAACATACCATGCGGGAGTTAGAATCTCTGATGCTGAAGAAGCGCCTGAGGAAGCGAAAACAACAAATTTGTCCTGTAAATGTGAAAACTTGCCGAGTGCTGAAGTAAAGAAAGTTCGGGAGTCCCTTAGATCAAGTTCTATGGAGTTAAAAGCAATGGTCAAGGATCCTCTTCCTGATGCATTGCACACATCGGAAGCTGTAAGATCCAAATTGGCTACAAAAGATATAAATCGCAGCCCACCCATCGAAAACCAGAGTGGACATGTAGATGCACCAGATTCAACTGCATGCAAGACTATTGTACTTTATCAGCATAATGACGTCAATCCTGGGAAGAAGTCTTCTGTTCATTGTAGTAGTAGTCGTCGTCTTCGCCCCAAGCTAATGGAACGAGGAAATTCTGCTCATACTTTTGAG TGGGATGATTCAATAGAAAACAAACCGAACGTAATACAgccaaaaaagaagaaaaggagATGGACTTCATTGGAAGAGGATACATTAAGGGCTGGTGTAaaaat GTTTGGAGAAGGAAACTGGAAAGATATCCGAGAATTTTACAGCAACATATTTGAATTTAGAAGTGCT gGTGATCTGAAGGACAAGTGGAGAAATTTGATTCGGTGA
- the LOC123916242 gene encoding transcription factor RF2b-like, protein MEKQMQDPPSNSNSNPNVTSSSTTPPSSNIFIRGTVNGVSTTASVAVESHSHHRRSHSEINYRLPDDMMDLSPSDPLNGGGSSTASFEEIGSEDDLFFTYIDVDKLGGVTNGLNQNGYGNGNGNGVGTSGNNDGEKSPNDDATTPRTRHRHSCSVDGSTSTSMFGEIMDAKKAMPPDKLAELWTIDPKRAKRILANRQSAARSKERKARYIQELERKVQTLQTEATTLSAQLTLYQRDTGGLSNENTELKIRLQAMEQQAHLRDALNDALMKEVERLKIATGEAMNPSESFNMGMHQMQFGGSNFFSIPQHSGPLGHPQDIQFPQFGHSPSNMANHQMRQTNSHQMSDMLQNDQLGRLQGLDISSKGSTLVKSEGPSISASESSTTF, encoded by the exons ATGGAAAAACAAATGCAAGATCCACCATCAAACTCAAACTCTAATCCCAATGtcacatcatcatcaacaactcCTCCTTCTTCCAACATCTTCATCCGCGGCACCGTTAACGGTGTTTCCACCACCGCATCTGTCGCCGTCGAATCCCACTCTCACCACCGTAGATCACACTCAGAGATCAACTACCGTCTTCCCGACGACATGATGGACCTCTCTCCTTCAGATCCATTGAACGGAGGAGGATCTTCCACAGCTAGCTTTGAAGAAATCGGATCCGAAGATGACTTGTTCTTCACCTACATTGACGTCGACAAGCTCGGAGGTGTTACGAATGGTTTGAATCAGAACGGTTATGGTAACGGTAACGGTAACGGTGTTGGAACGAGTGGTAATAACGACGGTGAGAAGAGTCCGAATGATGATGCTACTACGCCGAGAACGAGACATAGACATAGTTGCTCCGTTGATGGTTCAACGTCGACGAGTATGTTTGGAGAGATCATGGATGCCAAGAAAGCTATGCCTCCTGATAAACTCGCTGAGCTTTGGACTATTGATCCAAAACGTGCTAAGAG AATACTTGCAAACCGGCAATCTGCTGCACGTTCAAAAGAGAGAAAGGCTCGCTATATACAAGAACTTGAGCGCAAGGTTCAGACCCTTCAAACGGAAGCCACAACTCTCTCTGCTCAATTGACACTATATCAG aggGACACAGGTGGTCTGAGTAACGAAAATACTGAGCTTAAGATCCGTCTGCAAGCCATGGAACAACAGGCACACCTTCGAGATG CTCTTAACGATGCGTTGATGAAGGAAGTTGAGAGGCTTAAGATTGCTACCGGGGAGGCAATGAATCCCTCTGAATCTTTTAATATGGGAATGCACCAGATGCAATTTGGAGGGTCAAATTTCTTTTCAATTCCGCAACATTCAGGTCCTTTAGGTCACCCCCAGGACATACAATTTCCTCAATTTGGTCACTCCCCATCTAACATGGCGAATCATCAGATGCGACAAACCAATTCTCACCAAATGTCGGACATGTTGCAAAATGATCAGCTCGGTCGTTTGCAGGGACTTGACATTAGTAGCAAAGGATCAACCCTCGTGAAGTCTGAAGGTCCGTCAATATCTGCAAGTGAGAGTAGCACTACATTTTGA
- the LOC123916243 gene encoding non-specific lipid-transfer protein 1-like produces the protein MTKVALIVLMACMLIASSHAKATLTCDQVTIWLTPCIPYGMLGGSVSPMCCQGVHSINAAYKNGDDRRLACQCIQDKAAQIPLLDYTRVNQIGELCGSECPYKVYPSTDCSKVK, from the exons atgactaagGTAGCATTAATTGTTTTGATGGCTTGCATGTTAATAGCAAGTTCTCATGCAAAAGCAACATTAACATGTGATCAAGTAACCATATGGTTAACACCATGCATACCTTATGGAATGTTGGGAGGGAGTGTATCACCTATGTGTTGCCAAGGTGTTCACTCTATAAATGCTGCTTATAAGAATGGTGATGATAGAAGACTTGCTTGCCAGTGTATCCAAGATAAGGCTGCACAAATCCCTTTACTTGATTATACACGTGTTAATCAAATTGGTGAATTATGTGGATCTGAATGTCCCTACAAAGTTTATCCCTCCACTGATTGCTCTAA GGTTAAGTAA
- the LOC123916300 gene encoding myb-like protein X isoform X2 has product MDKVISNWTMEFLLQSFVPDSLIEKTLTVLPHSTADSRLKIALLLRTLQTSLLNASLSETSLEILEHLESLYHTDAIPILDSMRSAYCAVSVESTVKYLIASPEGPSGEYYSAVRRIWHERVDKLSEEGRRSELLSDELDQWRQEVEAALWHVRVSERLVGLNTRRDAMNEMKRFLKEAWETIGLSYIDSVETVSVGNGLRHEGVCENASASGSEVSKKCDGRLEGLEKEKMNSGCQDEDENENENENDNEKNENENENENENENKNKNENENENENGDVATMQENHGNEQLEERVGTSCDANQEVGECDSSKGDKEIRKDNHQLKRKRSAIRTYHAGVRISDAEEAPEEAKTTNLSCKCENLPSAEVKKVRESLRSSSMELKAMVKDPLPDALHTSEAVRSKLATKDINRSPPIENQSGHVDAPDSTACKTIVLYQHNDVNPGKKSSVHCSSSRRLRPKLMERGNSAHTFEWDDSIENKPNVIQPKKKKRRWTSLEEDTLRAGVKMFGEGNWKDIREFYSNIFEFRSAGDLKDKWRNLIR; this is encoded by the exons ATGGACAAAGTCATATCAAATTGGACAATGGAATTTCTCCTTCAAAGCTTCGTTCCCGATTCACTCATTGAGAAAACCCTAACCGTTCTTCCACATTCCACCGCCGATTCTCGCCTCAAAATAGCACTCCTCCTCCGCACCCTTCAAACTTCCCTCCTCAACGCTTCCCTCTCCGAAACCTCTCTCGAAATCCTCGAACACCTCGAAAGCCTTTACCACACCGATGCTATTCCAATCTTGGATTCAATGCGCAGTGCTTACTGCGCTGTTTCGGTGGAAAGCACCGTCAAGTATCTTATTGCTAGTCCTGAAGGTCCCTCCGGTGAGTACTATTCTGCTGTCCGACGGATCTGGCATGAAAGGGTTGATAAATTGTCGGAGGAGGGACGAAGGAGTGAGCTTTTGTCTGATGAGTTGGATCAGTGGAGGCAAGAAGTTGAAGCTGCGCTTTGGCATGTTAGGGTTTCCGAGAGGCTTGTGGGGTTGAATACAAGGAGAGATGCGATGAATGAAATGAAGAGGTTTTTGAAAGAAGCGTGGGAAACTATTGGACTTTCGTATATTGATTCGGTGGAGACAGTTTCTGTCGGGAATGGTTTGCGCCATGAAGGTGTTTGTGAAAATGCTTCGGCTTCGGGTAGTGAAGTGTCGAAGAAGTGTGATGGAAGGTTAGAAGGTTTGGAAAAGGAAAAAATGAACTCTGGTTGTCAAGATGAGGATGAGAATGAGAATG AGAATGAGAATGACAATGAGaagaatgagaatgagaatgagaatgagaatgagaatgagaataagaataagaatgagaatgagaatgagaatgagaatggtGATGTGGCAACAATGCAGGAAAATCATGGCAATGAGCAATTGGAAGAGAGAGTTGGCACTTCTTGTGATGCAAATCAGGAAGTGGGTGAGTGTGATTCTTCAAAGGGAGATAAag AAATCCGGAAAGACAATCATCAACTCAAACGCAAGCGCTCTGCAATTCGAACATACCATGCGGGAGTTAGAATCTCTGATGCTGAAGAAGCGCCTGAGGAAGCGAAAACAACAAATTTGTCCTGTAAATGTGAAAACTTGCCGAGTGCTGAAGTAAAGAAAGTTCGGGAGTCCCTTAGATCAAGTTCTATGGAGTTAAAAGCAATGGTCAAGGATCCTCTTCCTGATGCATTGCACACATCGGAAGCTGTAAGATCCAAATTGGCTACAAAAGATATAAATCGCAGCCCACCCATCGAAAACCAGAGTGGACATGTAGATGCACCAGATTCAACTGCATGCAAGACTATTGTACTTTATCAGCATAATGACGTCAATCCTGGGAAGAAGTCTTCTGTTCATTGTAGTAGTAGTCGTCGTCTTCGCCCCAAGCTAATGGAACGAGGAAATTCTGCTCATACTTTTGAG TGGGATGATTCAATAGAAAACAAACCGAACGTAATACAgccaaaaaagaagaaaaggagATGGACTTCATTGGAAGAGGATACATTAAGGGCTGGTGTAaaaat GTTTGGAGAAGGAAACTGGAAAGATATCCGAGAATTTTACAGCAACATATTTGAATTTAGAAGTGCT gGTGATCTGAAGGACAAGTGGAGAAATTTGATTCGGTGA